Proteins encoded within one genomic window of Carnobacterium mobile DSM 4848:
- a CDS encoding DUF536 domain-containing protein has translation MSNNRVQIIVRTTTEEKEKIKEIAKLKNKSMNQLIIDSVIDSANDSAKDSENDTVEDRSVIAIFNSQLENKDKQIDKLQNLLDQQQQLSLQSNKQMEQLQLQLSNETAEDLTRSVSNQLVNDEDVRETTEKKGFFSKIFKK, from the coding sequence TTGTCTAATAATCGTGTACAAATAATTGTAAGAACTACAACAGAAGAGAAGGAAAAGATAAAAGAAATAGCGAAATTAAAAAATAAGTCTATGAACCAATTAATTATAGATAGCGTAATTGATAGCGCTAATGATAGCGCTAAAGATAGCGAGAATGATACTGTTGAAGATCGCTCTGTTATTGCGATTTTCAACAGTCAATTAGAAAATAAGGACAAGCAAATTGATAAACTACAAAATCTACTTGATCAGCAGCAACAATTATCGCTTCAATCAAATAAACAAATGGAACAATTGCAGCTGCAATTATCTAATGAAACCGCAGAAGATTTAACTCGCTCAGTTAGTAATCAATTAGTTAATGATGAAGACGTTCGTGAAACAACTGAAAAGAAGGGTTTTTTTAGTAAGATTTTCAAAAAGTAA
- a CDS encoding replication initiation protein: protein MQNSNHDMSHRVIHMEDLYRQKTVEHNDLVTSVAKMDKVPLKFFELAVSCLDTENTPKNNTVFLSKKTLFSFFKAEDNDKHARFKKALTTLHRQSIFEVREVNAKGKLNFKIISPISSSEWNDYDDIVAIKFTEDIMPYLIDLKRNFTQYLITDLMELNSKYSIILYKWFSMNYNQYETYKDTMKRTKNQIIQMKNPYIEIQELRRMTNTVSEYERIFDFEKNILKLA from the coding sequence ATGCAAAATTCGAATCATGATATGTCTCATAGAGTGATACATATGGAAGATTTATATCGTCAAAAAACAGTAGAACATAATGACTTAGTGACTAGTGTAGCTAAAATGGATAAAGTTCCTTTAAAGTTTTTTGAGTTAGCAGTATCTTGCTTGGATACTGAGAATACTCCTAAAAATAATACAGTTTTTTTATCGAAAAAAACTCTCTTTTCTTTTTTTAAAGCAGAAGATAACGATAAACATGCTCGGTTCAAAAAGGCTTTAACTACATTACATAGACAGTCTATTTTTGAGGTTCGAGAAGTAAATGCAAAAGGTAAATTAAACTTTAAAATTATATCTCCTATATCCAGTAGCGAATGGAACGATTATGATGATATTGTAGCAATTAAATTTACAGAAGATATTATGCCCTATTTGATTGATTTAAAACGCAATTTCACCCAATATTTGATTACTGATCTTATGGAGTTAAATAGCAAATATAGTATCATTCTATATAAATGGTTTTCTATGAATTACAATCAATATGAAACTTATAAAGACACAATGAAACGTACTAAAAATCAGATTATTCAAATGAAAAATCCTTACATTGAAATTCAAGAATTACGTCGAATGACAAATACAGTGAGTGAATATGAAAGGATATTTGATTTTGAAAAAAATATATTGAAATTAGCTTAG
- a CDS encoding HU family DNA-binding protein: MNRHDFVRLIAANEDVTIDDATEMVNSVLKGIEDALKKEQSLRFIGFGKFDIVQRSARKGRNPKTGEEILIPAKRRIIFKPGKQLEENVLGYSKPNKKSKK; encoded by the coding sequence ATGAACAGGCATGATTTTGTTCGGTTGATTGCTGCAAACGAGGATGTAACCATTGATGACGCAACGGAAATGGTTAATAGTGTCTTAAAGGGAATAGAAGACGCTTTAAAGAAAGAACAATCTCTTAGGTTTATCGGTTTTGGTAAGTTTGATATTGTTCAGCGCTCTGCCAGAAAAGGAAGAAACCCAAAAACTGGAGAGGAAATACTTATTCCTGCCAAACGAAGAATAATTTTTAAACCTGGAAAACAGTTGGAAGAAAATGTGTTAGGCTATTCTAAACCAAATAAAAAATCAAAGAAATAA
- a CDS encoding DNA adenine methylase → MRFLGNKQQLLPFIEEVINKYNIEGETFADLFAGAGSVGDYFKGNYTILSNDYLYFSKVVNDAKLLNNEIPKFDRFKTKFQCSPFEWFNNKEYKSKVHFFVYNNYSPVGERMYFTEENAIKIDGIRIDMEELYKDNILEYNEYSFLLASLLESVTKVSNTSGTYQAYFKFWESRSSKLLVLRPLEMTETLSVNKNNIVYNKNTNQLVREISGDIAYIDPPYTTTQYVNSYHVLETIAKYDYPEVFGITGRRKKREFSGYSNNKLALYEFEDLFRQIDFEHILVSYSNQSIVPIEEIIELARKFAVDNIVHVESNEYREYSTNNLSYKRKGNKLKEYIIYFRKNRGNIKSPLNYSGSKDVLLPSIFKELPKHVGTFVDMMGGAFNVGANVFAIDKVIYNEFNPFIFDIIDMLLSNDKVSLVKEIQETVNQYSLEKKNKENYINFRNIYNNLKKTPLNLFILQMYSFQNIIRFNSKHQMNTPTGNNEFNEGSIQRIKNFNVKSTSFELINGNYLDLDPTMYPKDTIFYFDPPYFITNSEYIDGKRGMNGWDSNQETELLQYISKLNDLGYKFMLSNVLEHRGKMNNILIEWIDTHDFEVVDIGRTGIKFPRYEVLIKNFD, encoded by the coding sequence GTGAGATTTTTAGGTAATAAGCAACAGTTGTTGCCGTTTATTGAAGAAGTTATAAATAAGTACAATATAGAAGGTGAAACTTTTGCTGATTTATTTGCAGGAGCAGGTTCAGTAGGAGACTATTTTAAGGGAAATTATACTATTTTATCAAATGATTATTTATACTTTTCTAAAGTAGTAAACGATGCAAAATTGTTAAACAATGAAATTCCAAAATTTGATAGATTCAAAACCAAATTTCAATGTTCACCTTTTGAATGGTTTAATAATAAAGAATACAAATCCAAGGTGCATTTTTTTGTATATAACAATTATTCTCCCGTAGGAGAAAGAATGTATTTTACTGAAGAGAACGCGATAAAGATTGATGGAATAAGAATTGATATGGAAGAGCTCTATAAAGATAATATTTTAGAGTATAATGAATATTCATTTTTACTAGCTTCACTTTTAGAATCGGTCACAAAAGTTTCAAACACTTCTGGAACTTATCAAGCGTACTTTAAATTTTGGGAATCTCGTTCTAGTAAACTATTAGTTCTTAGACCACTAGAAATGACAGAAACATTGTCAGTTAATAAAAATAATATAGTCTACAATAAGAATACGAATCAATTAGTGAGAGAAATTTCAGGAGATATTGCCTATATCGATCCACCCTATACAACAACTCAATATGTTAATTCATATCATGTTCTAGAAACAATAGCTAAGTATGACTATCCAGAAGTATTTGGCATAACTGGTAGAAGGAAGAAAAGAGAATTTTCAGGATATTCTAATAATAAATTAGCTCTATATGAGTTTGAAGATCTATTTCGACAAATTGATTTTGAGCATATATTAGTTAGTTATAGTAATCAATCAATTGTTCCAATTGAAGAAATAATTGAATTAGCAAGAAAATTTGCTGTTGATAATATAGTTCATGTAGAAAGTAATGAGTATCGTGAATATTCAACTAATAATTTAAGTTATAAAAGAAAAGGAAATAAATTGAAAGAGTACATTATTTATTTCAGAAAAAACAGAGGTAATATTAAATCACCTCTAAATTATTCAGGGAGTAAAGATGTTTTATTACCTTCTATTTTTAAAGAACTGCCTAAACATGTAGGAACATTTGTAGACATGATGGGTGGCGCTTTCAATGTGGGGGCTAATGTTTTCGCTATTGATAAAGTAATTTATAATGAATTCAATCCTTTCATCTTTGATATTATAGATATGCTTTTATCTAATGATAAAGTGTCTTTAGTAAAAGAGATACAAGAGACCGTTAATCAATATAGTTTAGAAAAAAAGAATAAAGAGAATTATATTAATTTTCGAAATATTTATAATAACTTAAAAAAAACTCCATTAAACTTATTTATTCTTCAAATGTATTCTTTTCAAAATATAATTAGATTTAATAGTAAACACCAAATGAATACACCTACAGGAAATAATGAATTCAATGAAGGCTCAATTCAAAGAATCAAAAATTTTAATGTTAAATCCACTTCTTTTGAATTAATTAATGGTAATTACTTAGACTTAGATCCAACTATGTATCCAAAAGATACTATTTTTTATTTTGACCCTCCTTACTTTATAACAAATTCTGAATATATAGATGGAAAAAGAGGAATGAACGGCTGGGATTCAAATCAAGAAACTGAATTATTACAATATATCTCAAAATTAAATGATTTAGGATATAAATTCATGCTCTCTAATGTATTAGAACATCGCGGTAAGATGAATAATATTTTAATAGAATGGATCGATACCCATGATTTTGAAGTAGTTGATATTGGTCGTACAGGAATCAAATTTCCTAGATATGAAGTCTTGATTAAAAATTTTGACTAA